In a single window of the Rhodamnia argentea isolate NSW1041297 chromosome 2, ASM2092103v1, whole genome shotgun sequence genome:
- the LOC115726388 gene encoding uncharacterized membrane protein At1g75140: MGGRDNGKLLLLHLLLVFSYVPGFWMFANCDHVRAPDEHEQVNHVAVDAEGVDLRHEQQLLLRRLEELVRNLSEVVSRLETRASTPSGDASDEDSVERGGYSDTKVNGEVKKKDGEVEERDGFGSNARDGERARKVSVTKYSPFWSEKFQFSSAVKLDLEATCINVLPYRDYEGLSKYVAVGDERGRVYVFLRNGDVLVEFDTMLESPVTAMVSYMSVYKNESVMVTGHHSGVVSVHKVWEGSNGDEWSSFFMKTVGKSASLGNSEDEGSTITILEVHHVGRMRYIMSIDISGRINVLKEDGTAYGSVMPSSRPLAFLKQRLLFLTETGAGSLDLRSMKLRESECEGLNRSLARSYVFDATERSKAYGYTSEGDLIHVSLLGDVMNFKCRVRYKKKFEMEEPVTLETIKGYLLVVNREKVFVYNVSSHHYARVGVPRLLFSAYLDEIRSSFLNHPIKDVEDARETRPPLVACDREKLVVLGLGSGFVGMYRSDLPIFKGEFNTMMWTSPVLFFILFLFGAWHFFAKKKEALMGPDDPFSSTSATIGTPLGATSGDRSFVESSSRSDLMDLRGGGLRPSRRYGSPSRYPSGTTGSFRPSLADHNSRPPVDPNYRTSSSELKFRGSSMESSGFAKRRESLFVNSQAGDDNN, translated from the coding sequence ATGGGAGGTCGAGATAACGGCAAGTTGCTTCTACTCCATCTGCTTCTCGTATTCTCTTATGTACCTGGGTTTTGGATGTTCGCGAACTGTGATCACGTCCGTGCTCCGGACGAGCATGAGCAGGTGAATCATGTCGCAGTCGATGCTGAGGGTGTTGATTTGCGCCATGAGCAGCAGCTTTTGTTGCGGAGGCTTGAGGAGTTAGTGAGAAATCTTAGCGAGGTGGTTTCTAGATTAGAAACGCGAGCTTCGACGCCAAGTGGTGATGCTTCTGACGAGGATAGTGTTGAAAGAGGAGGCTATAGTGATACAAAAGTTaatggagaagtaaaaaaaaaggatggagaAGTCGAAGAAAGGGATGGTTTCGGGAGCAATGCTCGAGATGGGGAGAGAGCAAGGAAGGTTTCTGTTACTAAGTACAGTCCTTTTTGGTCTGAGAAATTCCAGTTTTCGTCTGCGGTGAAATTGGATCTCGAAGCTACGTGCATCAATGTCTTGCCCTATCGGGATTATGAAGGGCTTAGCAAGTATGTTGCCGTTGGGGATGAGAGGGGGAGGGTATACGTGTTCTTGAGAAATGGGGATGTTCTGGTTGAGTTTGACACGATGTTGGAATCGCCAGTTACGGCCATGGTGTCGTATATGTCGGTTTATAAGAATGAGAGTGTCATGGTGACGGGGCATCATAGTGGCGTGGTCTCGGTGCATAAGGTATGGGAGGGATCAAATGGTGACGAATGGAGCTCGTTTTTTATGAAAACAGTGGGCAAATCCGCTTCGCTTGGAAATTCTGAAGATGAGGGATCAACGATTACCATATTGGAAGTACATCATGTTGGGAGAATGAGATATATTATGTCAATAGATATTAGTGGAAGGATTAATGTACTCAAAGAAGATGGGACAGCATATGGTTCCGTGATGCCTTCAAGTAGGCCGCTTGCGTTTTTAAAGCAGAGGCTTCTGTTTTTGACAGAAACAGGGGCTGGGTCATTGGATTTGAGGAGCATGAAACTCCGAGAATCTGAATGTGAAGGACTGAATCGTTCACTAGCGAGGTCCTATGTTTTCGATGCCACCGAGCGGTCTAAAGCATATGGATATACATCAGAGGGTGATCTCATTCACGTGTCGCTGTTGGGGGATGTCATGAACTTCAAATGCCGGGTCAGATACAAGAAGAAGTTTGAGATGGAAGAGCCAGTTACTTTAGAGACAATTAAGGGTTACTTGCTAGTTGTTAACCGAGAGAAAGTTTTCGTCTACAACGTTTCATCCCACCATTATGCTAGAGTCGGTGTGCCTAGGCTTCTTTTCTCTGCTTACCTAGACGAGATACGATCTTCTTTCTTGAATCACCCAATAAAAGATGTAGAGGACGCAAGGGAAACAAGACCACCTTTGGTTGCTTGCGATCGGGAAAAGCTGGTTGTTCTTGGACTCGGCAGTGGCTTTGTTGGGATGTACCGCTCTGATCTTCCAATTTTCAAGGGCGAGTTCAATACGATGATGTGGACAAGTCCTGTGCTGTTCTTCATACTCTTCTTGTTTGGAGCATGGCATTTCTTTGCCAAGAAAAAGGAGGCACTCATGGGACCTGACGATCCTTTTAGCTCCACATCTGCCACAATCGGCACCCCATTGGGAGCTACTTCTGGAGATCGGTCTTTCGTTGAGTCTTCCTCTAGAAGTGATCTAATGGATCTGCGAGGTGGTGGCCTGAGACCGTCGCGAAGATACGGTTCTCCTTCACGGTATCCTTCTGGAACGACCGGTTCATTTAGACCAAGTTTGGCCGATCACAACTCTAGACCTCCTGTTGATCCAAACTACAGGACATCATCGTCGGAGCTAAAATTTAGAGGTTCCTCTATGGAGTCTTCCGGTTTTGCCAAAAGAAGGGAGAGCCTATTTGTAAACAGCCAAGCTGGGGATGATAATAACTGA
- the LOC115726389 gene encoding COP9 signalosome complex subunit 4, which yields MEGALASASSIADQRQRIEQYKHILASVLSSNDIAQTKKFIDHMLSDDVPLVVSRQLLQNFAQELGVLAPETQKEIAHYTLAQIQPRVVSFEEQVLIIREKLAELYESEQQWSKAAQMLSGIDLDSAMRMIDDTFRLSKCVQIARLYLEDDDAVNAEAFINKASFLVSNSQHEVLNLQYKVCYARILDLKRKFLEAALRYYDISQIEKRQIGDEEIDEEALEQALAAAVTCTILAAAGPQRSRVLATLYKDERCSKLKIYPILQKVYLERILRKPEIDAFAEELKAHQKALLPDNFTVLDRAMIEHNLLSASKLYKNISFDELGTLLGIPPHKAEKIASRMIYEDRMKGSIDQVEAVIHFEDDTEELEQWDQQIVGVCQALNDILDGMAKKGLPVPV from the exons ATGGAGGGAGCCCTAGCGAGCGCTTCTTCAATCGCAGACCAGAGGCAGAGGATCGAACAGTACAAGCACATTTTGGCCTCCGTCCTCTCCTCCAACGACATCGCCCAGACCAAGAAGTTCATCGATCACA TGCTCTCCGATGATGTCCCACTCGTGGTCTCGAGGCAGCTGTTGCAGAACTTCGCGCAGGAATTGGGGGTTCTGGCGCCGGAGACGCAAAAGGAGATCGCGCATTACACGCTCGCCCAAATACAGCCTAGAGTCGTTTCGTTTGAAGAGCAG GTACTAATAATTAGAGAGAAGCTGGCAGAATTATATGAATCAGAGCAACAATGGTCAAAAGCAGCTCAAATGCTTAGTGGCATTGATCTAGACTCAGCAATGAG GATGATAGATGATACTTTCAGATTGTCAAAATGTGTCCAAATTGCTCGCCTATACCTTGAG GATGATGATGCCGTAAATGCAGAAGCTTTCATCAACAAAGCTTCGTTCTTAGTTAGCAATAGTCAGCACGAAGTTTTGAATTTACAATATAAG GTTTGTTATGCAAGGATTTTAGATTTGAAGAGAAAGTTCTTAGAAGCCGCACTGCGGTATTATGACATATCTCAGATTGAGAAGCGACAGATAGGAGATGA AGAAATTGACGAGGAGGCATTGGAGCAAGCCTTAGCAGCTGCTGTGACCTGTACGATTTTGGCTGCTGCCGGTCCACAACGGTCTCGTGTTCTTGCCACTCTGTACAAA GATGAAAGATGCTCAAAGTTGAAAATATATCCGATATTGCAAAAG GTCTATTTGGAGAGAATACTAAGAAAACCGGAGATAGACGCATTTGCTGAAGAACTAAAAGCTCATCAG AAAGCACTTCTGCCAGACAATTTCACCGTGCTGGATCGGGCTATGATTGAGCATAACCTTTTGAGTGCTAGTAAACTGTATAAAAATATAAG CTTTGATGAGCTCGGAACTTTGTTGGGCATTCCTCCTCATAAG GCTGAAAAGATAGCCTCAAGAATGATTTACGAAGATAGGATGAAAGGGTCCATTGATCAG GTGGAAGCTGTAATCCATTTTGAGGATGACACTGAGGAGCTTGAACAATGGGATCAACAG ATAGTCGGAGTATGTCAAGCGCTTAATGACATTCTTGATGGCATGGCAAAGAAAGGCCTGCCAGTGCCAGTGTGA
- the LOC115726386 gene encoding uncharacterized protein LOC115726386, with product MNFLAKVIAGIWVLVWVVNISHFRDLAHGGFVQGAIHHLSDKTGTLTTNMMSVSKDGDEDATSVFTPVLNSRPVNISLDAVFTDLHRYFLTTVQSVDMEPKWSGDTLCINS from the exons ATGAATTTTCTGGCAAAG GTCATTGCAGGGATATGGGTGCTAGTATGGGTTGTCAACATTAGTCACTTTCGTGACCTGGCCCACGGTGGATTTGTACAAGGTGCAATTCATCACTTAAG TGACAAAACTGGGACTTTGACGACCAACATGATGTCTGTCTCGAAG GATGGAGATGAGGATGCAACATCTGTTTTTACACCTGTTCTTAATTCAAGACCTGTGAATATTAGCTTGGATGCTGTGTTTACTGATCTTCATAGGTATTTCCTGACCACTGTACAG TCAGTAGATATGGAACCAAAGTGGTCAGGAGACACTCTTTGCATCAATTCTTAA